Proteins found in one Actinokineospora alba genomic segment:
- a CDS encoding potassium channel family protein, which produces MSDKHTSRVVVIGLGRFGSSLAKELTARGCDVLGIDSDPRLVRRHADQLTHTVVADTTDADVLRRLDVHQFQRAVVGIGTDLQASILTTGLLVHFAVPNIWAKAISRRHGRILERIGAHHVVLPEHEMGKRVAHLVTGRKLDYIEFEDDYAMAKTQAPEEAVGRALGESRLRTKYGVTVVGVKRPGEGFTHATADTVVNQGDVLIVAGRIATIEQVANLP; this is translated from the coding sequence GTGTCGGATAAACACACCTCACGCGTGGTCGTGATCGGGCTCGGCCGCTTCGGCAGCTCGCTGGCAAAGGAACTCACCGCACGCGGCTGCGACGTGCTCGGCATCGACTCCGACCCCCGGCTCGTCCGGCGCCACGCCGACCAGCTCACCCACACCGTCGTGGCTGACACCACCGACGCCGACGTCCTGCGCAGGCTCGACGTGCACCAGTTCCAGCGCGCGGTGGTCGGTATCGGCACCGACCTGCAGGCCAGCATTCTGACCACTGGGCTGCTGGTGCACTTCGCCGTACCGAACATCTGGGCCAAGGCGATCAGCCGCCGACACGGTCGCATCCTCGAACGCATCGGCGCCCACCACGTCGTGCTCCCCGAACACGAGATGGGGAAACGGGTCGCGCACCTGGTCACCGGCCGCAAGCTCGACTACATCGAGTTCGAGGACGACTACGCCATGGCCAAAACCCAGGCCCCGGAGGAAGCGGTCGGCAGGGCACTCGGGGAGAGCCGCCTGCGCACCAAATACGGCGTGACCGTGGTCGGCGTCAAACGACCCGGCGAGGGCTTCACCCACGCCACCGCGGACACCGTCGTCAACCAGGGCGACGTGCTGATCGTGGCGGGCCGGATCGCCACGATCGAACAGGTGGCGAACCTGCCGTGA
- a CDS encoding ATP-binding protein, whose product MEALVIPENSDVRVTVVPLTVEQGAADFVRDWLDGLLDQWDPADRLRVMVVAEELIVNAHQHGTPPVVLRVVLIGSHDSTMLITAEDHDAEGYGEWQRGSGLLTVGALADRWGVDWRQDRKTVWAELYFPDEVDDTIATQRATDDD is encoded by the coding sequence GTGGAGGCACTGGTGATACCCGAGAACAGCGACGTCCGCGTGACAGTCGTCCCGCTGACCGTGGAGCAGGGAGCCGCCGACTTCGTCCGCGACTGGCTCGACGGCCTCCTGGACCAATGGGATCCAGCCGACCGCCTGCGCGTCATGGTGGTGGCCGAGGAACTGATCGTCAACGCCCACCAACACGGCACCCCGCCCGTCGTGCTGCGCGTGGTCCTGATCGGTTCACACGACTCCACGATGCTGATCACGGCCGAAGATCACGACGCCGAGGGTTACGGTGAATGGCAACGCGGATCGGGCCTGCTCACCGTCGGCGCCCTGGCCGACCGGTGGGGCGTCGACTGGCGCCAGGACCGCAAAACCGTGTGGGCGGAACTCTATTTCCCCGATGAGGTTGATGACACCATCGCGACCCAACGGGCCACCGACGACGACTGA
- a CDS encoding sensor histidine kinase: MWPDTPALRLGLRGRVMLTFTLGAALVSVLLAVSVFTISRGYLLDQRERSADRLASADADVVRARLAEPGTSPQDALAAVDPPTGTRLLLFSRGSWYTANGVTEDDLPPDDLRDSVADGERAIAPLTVRDVPYFVVGIPLDDGAFYEFSPVIELRSTIQILGTVLVICAIAATIAAALVGRWASRRVLQPLRPISQTAASIAAGNLDTRLPGADDRDLDVIVSSFNSMVDSLQQRIERERRFVGDVTHELRTPLTTLVTSVEVMRNHAGELPDRPRQALDLIVSELDHLRGMLDDLLALARTEAGLHHDEEEPLDLHDLLTHVLAGRPAVALHAEPGVRIRGRKLALVRAFTNLIDNADRHGGGLTRVSLTADTDTVTVHLDDRGPGVPTADRAQIFERFATGHTARGAASGTGLGLALVAETMAVHHGAVECADAPGGGARFTVTLPLAGSSEDDEQAL; encoded by the coding sequence ATGTGGCCTGACACCCCGGCGTTGCGACTCGGCCTGCGCGGCCGGGTGATGCTGACGTTCACCCTGGGCGCGGCGCTGGTCTCGGTGCTACTCGCCGTCTCCGTGTTCACCATCAGCCGCGGCTACCTGCTCGACCAGCGCGAACGCTCCGCCGACCGGCTCGCCTCCGCCGACGCCGACGTCGTGCGGGCCAGGCTGGCCGAGCCCGGCACCAGCCCCCAGGACGCGCTCGCGGCCGTCGACCCACCCACCGGGACGCGGCTGCTGCTGTTCTCCCGAGGCTCCTGGTACACCGCGAATGGGGTCACCGAGGACGACCTGCCCCCCGACGACCTGCGCGACAGCGTCGCCGACGGGGAGCGGGCGATCGCGCCGCTGACCGTGCGCGACGTCCCCTACTTCGTCGTGGGCATCCCCCTCGACGACGGGGCGTTCTACGAGTTCTCCCCCGTGATCGAGCTGCGCTCGACCATCCAGATCCTGGGCACCGTGCTCGTCATCTGCGCTATCGCGGCCACCATCGCCGCGGCCCTGGTGGGCAGGTGGGCGAGCAGACGCGTCCTGCAGCCCCTGCGCCCGATATCGCAGACCGCGGCCAGCATCGCGGCAGGCAACCTCGACACCCGACTGCCCGGAGCGGACGATCGCGACCTCGACGTCATCGTCTCCTCGTTCAACTCGATGGTCGACTCGCTGCAACAGCGCATCGAACGCGAACGCCGCTTCGTCGGCGACGTCACCCACGAGCTGCGCACCCCGCTGACCACCCTGGTGACCAGCGTCGAGGTCATGCGCAACCACGCAGGCGAGCTGCCCGACCGCCCCCGTCAGGCCCTCGACCTCATCGTCAGCGAACTCGACCACCTGCGCGGCATGCTCGACGACCTGCTCGCCCTGGCCAGGACCGAGGCCGGGCTGCACCACGACGAGGAAGAGCCCCTCGACCTGCACGACCTGCTCACCCACGTCCTCGCGGGCAGACCCGCGGTCGCGTTGCACGCCGAGCCCGGCGTCCGGATCCGCGGCCGCAAGCTCGCCCTGGTCCGCGCCTTCACCAACCTCATCGACAACGCCGACCGCCACGGCGGCGGCCTAACCCGGGTGAGCCTGACCGCGGACACCGACACGGTCACCGTCCACCTCGACGACCGCGGCCCGGGAGTGCCCACCGCTGACCGGGCGCAGATCTTCGAGCGCTTCGCCACCGGCCACACCGCTCGCGGCGCGGCGTCCGGGACCGGTCTGGGCCTCGCGCTGGTCGCCGAGACCATGGCCGTGCACCACGGCGCCGTCGAGTGCGCCGACGCTCCCGGCGGCGGCGCCCGGTTCACCGTGACCCTCCCCCTGGCCGGGTCGTCCGAGGACGACGAGCAGGCCTTGTGA
- a CDS encoding MerR family transcriptional regulator, translated as MADTLLRIGELATQAGVSTRTIDYYTNLGLLEPAGRSPGNFRLYDPAAVERVNTIRQLESHGVSLDEIATALRTPSTELSALLHRLDSDLRTLREVAETTGPHAHGLLAAITTRAQSLITTALEITHGLPPI; from the coding sequence GTGGCCGACACACTGCTGCGCATCGGCGAACTCGCCACCCAAGCCGGAGTCAGCACCCGCACCATCGACTACTACACCAACCTCGGACTCCTCGAACCCGCCGGACGCAGCCCCGGCAACTTCAGGCTCTACGATCCCGCCGCGGTCGAGCGCGTGAACACCATCCGCCAACTCGAATCCCACGGCGTCAGCCTCGACGAGATCGCCACCGCACTGCGCACCCCCAGCACCGAGCTCTCAGCCCTGCTGCACCGCCTCGACAGCGACCTGCGCACGCTGCGCGAGGTCGCGGAGACCACGGGCCCGCACGCGCACGGCCTGCTCGCCGCCATCACCACCCGCGCCCAATCACTGATCACCACCGCCTTGGAGATCACCCACGGCCTACCGCCGATTTAG
- a CDS encoding winged helix-turn-helix transcriptional regulator, producing MKGYQQHCPVARAAELLTERWTLLIVRELLHGAQGIDEIAQGLPTAPTATVTTRLRTLVSTGLVTPDHSTARTRFTLTAAGRELESVVDFLGEWSLTRLPPPPITDLDPGLLLYDIARGVDHPTLPARPVAVRVEFAASPPPTQWWLTFSPTGATATDHDPGVPVVATIECTLTALSNVWLGYHTWLGAMTDKTIRLTGDRPTVRTIVNWIGTNRYTPTATVHSERHREPR from the coding sequence GTGAAGGGCTACCAACAGCACTGCCCCGTCGCCCGAGCCGCCGAACTGCTCACCGAACGGTGGACCCTGCTGATCGTGCGCGAGTTGCTGCACGGCGCGCAAGGCATCGACGAGATCGCCCAAGGGCTGCCCACAGCGCCGACCGCTACCGTCACGACCAGACTGCGCACCCTCGTCTCGACCGGCCTCGTCACCCCCGACCACAGCACCGCCCGAACCCGCTTCACCCTGACCGCCGCCGGGCGCGAGCTGGAATCAGTGGTCGACTTCCTCGGCGAATGGTCCCTTACCCGACTGCCACCACCGCCGATCACCGACCTCGACCCAGGACTGCTGCTCTACGACATCGCCCGCGGCGTCGACCACCCGACGCTGCCCGCCCGCCCGGTCGCCGTCCGCGTCGAGTTCGCCGCGAGCCCACCACCGACCCAATGGTGGCTCACCTTCTCCCCCACCGGCGCCACCGCCACCGACCACGACCCCGGCGTTCCCGTCGTCGCCACGATCGAATGCACCCTCACCGCGTTGAGCAACGTGTGGCTCGGGTACCACACCTGGCTGGGCGCCATGACCGACAAGACCATCCGGCTCACCGGCGACCGCCCGACGGTCCGCACCATCGTCAACTGGATCGGCACCAACCGCTACACCCCCACGGCCACCGTCCACAGTGAACGGCACCGGGAACCGCGATGA
- a CDS encoding CBS domain-containing protein, with protein sequence MRARDLAEEYPLVQLTDDALSAARLIAEQRRPGVVVVDADNHPVTVLPGSQVLRFIVPGYVQEDPSLARVYDERGGAEACVGKLAGRTVREVLPPKDKRYELPLVSGDATVMECAAMMARLHSPLLLVADGDTIHGVLTASHLLDVILKTNPGPSE encoded by the coding sequence ATGCGCGCACGTGATCTTGCCGAGGAATACCCACTGGTCCAGCTGACCGACGACGCGTTGAGCGCCGCCCGACTGATCGCCGAGCAGCGCAGGCCCGGTGTGGTCGTCGTCGACGCGGACAACCACCCGGTGACCGTGCTGCCCGGGTCGCAGGTGTTGCGGTTCATCGTCCCCGGCTACGTCCAGGAGGACCCGTCGCTGGCCCGGGTGTACGACGAGCGTGGCGGCGCGGAGGCCTGCGTCGGCAAGCTCGCCGGACGGACAGTCAGGGAAGTGTTGCCGCCCAAGGACAAGCGCTACGAACTGCCGCTGGTCTCCGGTGACGCCACCGTCATGGAGTGCGCGGCGATGATGGCCCGGCTGCACAGCCCGCTGCTCCTCGTCGCCGACGGCGACACGATCCACGGCGTGCTCACCGCGTCGCACCTGCTCGACGTCATCCTCAAGACCAACCCGGGGCCCAGCGAATGA
- a CDS encoding pentapeptide repeat-containing protein: MAVAALYGLLGPFTDLIAGPELGELRGKERFNALTSTRQLVLASVGGALAAIGVVVTTRTYTANKRGQVTDRYGKAVALLTSDKLGERLGGLYALEHVMRESPTDQGAVVDVLMAFIREHSADRVRLHWRPAGDGAELTAARFTRATLTQARFHGGSALRADFSHARLAGTDFVDVPLAAAVFEDAALAGTRFAGCDLSRTRFAVRSSSTVVLHDCVLVDLDWTAEGRRQGIDERDNELDPAAVDYLTRVRGEIIRRDHERQSSYPGTWSTGDE, from the coding sequence GTGGCGGTCGCTGCCCTGTACGGGTTGTTGGGGCCGTTCACGGATCTGATCGCGGGCCCGGAACTGGGTGAGCTGCGGGGCAAGGAGCGGTTCAACGCGCTGACCAGCACGCGCCAGTTGGTGTTGGCGTCGGTCGGTGGGGCGTTGGCGGCGATCGGGGTCGTGGTGACGACGCGGACGTATACGGCCAACAAGCGGGGGCAGGTCACCGACCGCTATGGCAAGGCCGTAGCTCTGCTCACCAGTGACAAGCTCGGCGAACGCCTCGGCGGGCTCTACGCGTTGGAGCACGTGATGCGTGAGTCGCCCACCGACCAAGGTGCGGTGGTCGACGTCCTGATGGCCTTTATCCGTGAGCATTCCGCGGACCGCGTCCGACTTCACTGGCGCCCGGCTGGAGACGGGGCGGAGCTGACTGCCGCCCGGTTCACCCGGGCCACGCTGACGCAAGCGCGGTTCCACGGGGGCTCAGCCCTGCGCGCCGATTTCTCCCACGCCCGGCTCGCCGGCACCGACTTCGTCGACGTTCCTCTCGCTGCGGCCGTCTTCGAAGACGCCGCGCTCGCGGGCACCCGCTTCGCCGGCTGCGACCTGTCCCGCACCCGCTTCGCCGTGCGCTCCAGTTCCACGGTCGTCCTGCACGACTGCGTGCTCGTCGACCTCGACTGGACCGCGGAAGGCCGCCGGCAGGGAATCGACGAGCGGGACAACGAACTCGACCCGGCCGCCGTCGACTACCTCACCCGCGTCCGCGGCGAGATCATCCGCCGCGATCACGAACGCCAGTCGAGCTATCCCGGCACCTGGAGCACGGGCGACGAATGA
- a CDS encoding phosphoketolase family protein, which produces MTVFPMTAPSDADEMALGRVDAWWRAANYLSVGQIYLLDNPLLREPLRAEHVKSRLVGHWGTVPGITLTYAHLNRVIMRNGLEVMLVTGPGHGAAALNAAAWLEGTYSELYPEVGQDEAGMAALFRQFSFPGGVPSHASPQVPGSIHEGGELGYSLAHATGAAFDNPGLIVACLIGDGEAETGPLAASWQAPRFLHPWRDGAVLPILHLNGYKIANPTVLSRIPSEQLAAYLRSQGWDPIEVADTAQVHRAYAAALDECLARIERIRRGTAHGAGRPMIVLRTPKGWTGPSHVDGHAVEGSWRSHQVPLTNVREDPARLDMLRQWLVSYRPEELFGTDGGPTPSLAAWRPGGERRMSANPRAHGQVQRDLRLPDPAAHSVAVTAPGEVTAQATSVLGDYLREALLRNESNANLLLFAPDEHASNRLDAAFDVTSRRWQLPTQDNDQYLSPTGRVVEVLSEHLCQGWLEGYLLTGRHGLFSTYEAFAHVVDSMVAQHAKWLLTAGSVPWRRPVPSLNYLLTSHVWRQDHNGASHQDPGFIDHILSKRPEVTRVYLPPDANTLVWVADHCLRTHGQVNVIVAGKQPAPQYLSAEKAAAHCAQGLGVWEWASTDGDGEADVVLACAGDVPTMETLAAVHVLAELAPDVRVRVVNVVDLTRLFTPGRHPHGLSDQDFTEIFTADQPVIFAFHGYPWLIHQLTYDRPNHDNLHVHGFRDRGSTTTPFDMCVLNDLDRFHLALAALERVPRLAARLGHLRQRILDRLAEHAECVRRTGDDLPAVRDWTWHSPHPDGANS; this is translated from the coding sequence ATGACCGTGTTCCCGATGACCGCGCCGAGCGACGCCGACGAGATGGCGCTGGGCCGGGTGGACGCGTGGTGGCGGGCGGCGAACTACCTGTCGGTCGGGCAGATCTACCTGCTGGACAACCCCCTGCTCCGTGAGCCGCTGCGGGCCGAGCACGTCAAGTCGCGGCTGGTGGGGCACTGGGGAACGGTCCCGGGGATCACGCTCACCTACGCCCACCTCAACCGGGTGATCATGCGCAACGGTCTCGAGGTCATGCTCGTGACCGGGCCGGGCCACGGCGCCGCGGCGCTGAACGCGGCGGCGTGGTTGGAGGGGACGTACTCCGAGCTCTACCCCGAGGTCGGGCAGGACGAGGCGGGGATGGCGGCGCTGTTCCGCCAGTTCTCCTTTCCTGGCGGTGTGCCCAGCCACGCGTCGCCGCAGGTGCCGGGGTCTATTCATGAGGGCGGTGAGCTGGGGTACTCGCTGGCGCACGCCACCGGGGCCGCGTTCGACAACCCCGGGCTGATCGTCGCGTGTCTCATCGGGGACGGGGAGGCTGAGACCGGGCCGCTCGCCGCGAGCTGGCAGGCGCCGAGGTTCCTGCACCCGTGGCGCGACGGCGCGGTGCTGCCGATCCTGCACCTCAACGGCTACAAGATCGCGAACCCGACCGTGCTGTCGCGGATTCCTTCTGAGCAGCTCGCCGCGTATCTCCGGAGCCAGGGTTGGGACCCCATCGAGGTCGCCGACACCGCACAGGTGCACCGCGCCTACGCCGCCGCGCTCGACGAGTGCCTGGCGCGCATCGAGCGCATCCGGCGGGGGACCGCCCACGGAGCGGGCAGGCCGATGATCGTCCTCCGCACCCCCAAAGGCTGGACCGGCCCGTCCCATGTGGACGGACACGCGGTCGAAGGTTCCTGGCGCTCGCACCAGGTTCCGCTCACGAACGTCCGGGAAGACCCCGCCCGGCTGGACATGCTGCGGCAATGGCTCGTCAGTTACCGGCCCGAAGAGCTGTTCGGCACGGACGGCGGACCGACGCCGAGCCTGGCCGCGTGGCGGCCCGGGGGAGAGCGGCGGATGTCGGCGAACCCGCGGGCCCACGGCCAGGTGCAGCGGGACCTGCGGCTGCCCGACCCGGCCGCGCACTCCGTGGCCGTCACCGCCCCCGGCGAGGTGACCGCGCAGGCGACCAGCGTGCTGGGCGACTATCTGCGGGAAGCGCTGCTGCGCAACGAGTCCAACGCGAACCTGCTGCTGTTCGCCCCCGACGAGCACGCCTCCAACCGGCTCGACGCCGCGTTCGACGTCACCAGCAGGCGGTGGCAGCTGCCCACTCAGGACAACGACCAGTACCTCTCGCCGACCGGCCGGGTCGTCGAGGTGCTCTCCGAGCACCTGTGCCAGGGCTGGCTCGAGGGCTACCTGCTCACGGGCAGGCACGGCCTGTTCTCCACCTACGAGGCGTTCGCGCACGTGGTGGACTCCATGGTCGCCCAGCACGCGAAGTGGCTGCTCACCGCAGGCTCCGTGCCGTGGCGGCGGCCGGTGCCGAGCCTGAACTACCTGCTTACCTCGCACGTGTGGCGCCAAGACCACAACGGCGCCTCCCACCAGGACCCCGGCTTCATCGACCACATCCTGTCCAAGCGACCCGAGGTGACCAGGGTCTACCTGCCGCCGGACGCGAACACCCTCGTCTGGGTCGCCGACCACTGCCTGCGCACCCACGGCCAGGTCAACGTGATCGTGGCGGGCAAGCAGCCCGCACCCCAGTACCTGTCCGCCGAGAAGGCAGCCGCGCACTGCGCGCAAGGCCTCGGTGTGTGGGAGTGGGCGAGTACCGACGGCGACGGCGAGGCCGACGTGGTGCTGGCCTGCGCGGGCGATGTGCCGACGATGGAGACCCTCGCTGCCGTGCACGTGCTGGCCGAGCTGGCCCCCGATGTGCGGGTCCGCGTGGTCAACGTGGTCGACCTGACGCGGCTGTTCACCCCCGGCCGCCACCCGCACGGGCTGTCCGACCAGGACTTCACCGAGATCTTCACCGCCGACCAGCCGGTGATCTTCGCCTTCCACGGCTACCCGTGGCTGATCCACCAGCTCACCTACGACCGGCCCAACCACGACAACCTCCACGTCCACGGCTTCCGCGACCGCGGTTCGACGACCACACCGTTCGACATGTGCGTGCTCAACGATCTTGACCGGTTCCACCTCGCCCTCGCCGCCCTGGAACGCGTCCCGAGACTCGCGGCCAGGCTCGGACACCTGCGGCAGCGCATCCTCGACCGCCTCGCCGAACACGCCGAGTGTGTCCGGCGCACCGGCGACGACCTCCCCGCGGTCCGTGACTGGACCTGGCACAGCCCACACCCGGACGGAGCGAACTCATGA
- a CDS encoding ATP-binding protein — protein sequence MTDTDGVSTLSTWIEARPDAVFGLRHRIDHWLDDRGVRAGRRHDIVLAADEAITNAIEHGYPTTHRVAIALHLTADTITFTVTSIGTWKWPDADIGRTHGWGLHLIDTCADHVDIQQVHDAVVLTARFARNPAPPTPSTTTEARPVADLDPGR from the coding sequence ATGACCGACACCGACGGCGTTTCCACGCTCAGCACCTGGATCGAGGCCCGACCAGACGCCGTTTTCGGGCTGAGGCACCGGATCGACCACTGGCTCGACGACCGAGGTGTGCGCGCGGGCCGCCGTCACGACATCGTGCTCGCCGCCGACGAAGCCATCACCAACGCGATAGAGCACGGGTATCCGACCACGCACCGAGTCGCCATCGCTCTCCACCTCACCGCCGACACGATCACCTTCACCGTCACCAGCATCGGCACCTGGAAGTGGCCTGACGCCGACATCGGCCGCACCCACGGCTGGGGACTGCACCTCATCGACACCTGCGCCGACCACGTCGACATCCAACAGGTGCACGACGCGGTCGTCCTCACCGCCCGCTTCGCCCGAAACCCCGCGCCCCCAACGCCTTCTACGACAACGGAAGCAAGGCCCGTGGCCGACCTCGACCCCGGCCGGTGA
- a CDS encoding BON domain-containing protein — MTIQDRIDTYIPAPRTPPGPPDLSVRVRAALNDVPGVDTSLVRAAVDGGDVLLVGRVQWSSEAEKVVRRVHQVTGIARLRNRIGFHYDDVDDSRLRGLSLFG; from the coding sequence ATGACCATCCAGGACAGGATCGACACCTACATCCCAGCGCCCCGGACGCCACCCGGGCCACCAGACTTGAGCGTGCGCGTGCGGGCAGCCCTGAACGACGTCCCCGGCGTCGACACGAGCCTCGTCCGCGCCGCCGTCGACGGCGGCGACGTGCTGCTTGTCGGCCGAGTCCAGTGGAGCAGCGAAGCCGAGAAAGTCGTCCGCCGCGTCCACCAGGTCACCGGCATCGCACGGTTGCGCAACCGCATCGGCTTCCACTACGACGACGTCGACGACAGCCGCCTACGCGGTCTGAGCCTGTTCGGCTAG
- a CDS encoding ArsB/NhaD family transporter, which yields MSVSQILSITVFVGAYVLIATERIHRVAAALGGAALMLALGLTNGETAFHSLDAGVDWNVVFLLLGMMIIVGVIKQTGLFEYLAIAAAKRAKGKPFAVMVLFVIITAVASAALDNVTTVLLIAPVTFLVCDRLNLNPIPFLIAEVLASNIGGAATLIGDPPNIIIASRAGLSFNDFLIHMAPFAIFMMAVFVLVCRWLFRSAFKYDEKRVAEVMALNERDAIRDSKLLWQSMIVLALVMVGFVLHSALHVEPSVVALLGAGVLVMISKITTEEAIADVEWETLVFFMGLFIMVGALVKTGVIDKVSQALADAVGGQPLLAVMALLGISAVLSAIVDNIPYVATMSPIVSDLVAAQGGTPQAESLWWSLALGADLGGNATAVGASANVVMLGLAARNGTPISFWQFTRYGIIVAALSILLAAPYLWLRYFVLA from the coding sequence ATGAGCGTCAGCCAGATCCTCTCCATCACCGTCTTCGTCGGCGCCTACGTCCTGATCGCCACCGAGCGGATCCACCGCGTCGCTGCCGCCCTCGGCGGGGCGGCGCTGATGCTCGCGCTCGGCCTGACCAACGGCGAGACGGCGTTCCACTCCCTCGACGCGGGTGTCGACTGGAACGTGGTGTTCCTCCTGCTCGGCATGATGATCATCGTCGGGGTGATCAAACAGACCGGGCTGTTCGAGTATCTGGCCATCGCCGCGGCCAAACGCGCCAAGGGCAAGCCCTTCGCGGTGATGGTGCTCTTCGTGATCATCACCGCTGTGGCCTCGGCCGCGCTGGACAACGTGACCACAGTGCTGCTGATCGCACCGGTGACGTTCCTGGTGTGCGACCGGCTCAACCTCAACCCGATCCCGTTCCTGATCGCCGAGGTCCTCGCGTCCAACATCGGCGGCGCGGCGACCCTGATCGGCGACCCGCCCAACATCATCATCGCCAGCCGCGCGGGCCTGTCGTTCAACGACTTCCTCATCCACATGGCGCCGTTCGCGATCTTCATGATGGCGGTCTTCGTCCTCGTATGCCGCTGGCTGTTCCGCAGCGCCTTCAAGTACGACGAGAAGCGCGTCGCCGAGGTCATGGCCCTCAACGAGCGCGACGCCATCCGCGACAGCAAGCTGCTGTGGCAGAGCATGATCGTGCTGGCCCTGGTGATGGTCGGGTTCGTGCTGCACAGCGCGCTGCACGTCGAGCCCTCGGTTGTGGCCCTGCTCGGCGCCGGGGTGCTCGTCATGATCTCCAAGATCACCACCGAGGAGGCGATCGCCGACGTCGAGTGGGAGACCCTGGTCTTCTTCATGGGCCTGTTCATCATGGTCGGCGCCCTGGTGAAGACCGGGGTGATCGACAAGGTGTCCCAGGCACTCGCCGACGCCGTCGGCGGGCAGCCGCTGCTCGCGGTCATGGCGCTGCTCGGCATCTCCGCGGTCCTGTCGGCCATCGTCGACAACATCCCCTACGTGGCCACCATGTCGCCCATCGTCAGCGACCTCGTCGCCGCCCAGGGCGGCACCCCGCAGGCCGAATCACTGTGGTGGTCACTGGCCCTCGGCGCCGACCTCGGCGGCAACGCCACCGCCGTCGGCGCGAGCGCCAACGTCGTCATGCTCGGCCTCGCCGCCCGCAACGGCACACCGATCAGCTTCTGGCAGTTCACCCGCTACGGCATCATCGTCGCCGCCCTGTCCATCCTGCTGGCGGCGCCGTACCTGTGGCTGCGCTACTTCGTCCTCGCCTGA
- a CDS encoding response regulator transcription factor → MTRVAVRLLIVEDDDRVRASMRLALEDEGYAVSEAPGAEDAIASLARHGAPDVMIVDLMLGGMDGFSCIRHVRQSSDVPIIVVSARVDTHDVVAALEAGADDYVTKPFQIKEITARLRALRRRATAVGGPGGPREIVLDSDPDRPLVLSIAAGTVRRGDRPLHLTLTEFRLLCELATEPGRVLSRQALLTRVWDRGFFGDERIVDVHVRRLRTKIERDPSDPRIVTTVRGLGYRLDVA, encoded by the coding sequence ATGACCCGGGTGGCGGTGAGACTGTTGATAGTCGAGGACGACGACCGGGTCCGGGCGTCGATGCGCCTGGCCTTGGAGGACGAGGGCTACGCCGTCAGCGAGGCGCCCGGGGCCGAGGACGCGATCGCGTCCCTGGCCCGGCATGGGGCGCCCGATGTGATGATCGTCGACCTGATGCTCGGGGGAATGGACGGGTTCAGCTGCATCCGGCATGTGCGGCAGAGCAGCGACGTGCCGATCATCGTGGTCAGCGCCCGGGTCGACACCCACGACGTGGTCGCCGCGCTGGAAGCGGGCGCGGACGACTACGTCACCAAGCCGTTCCAGATCAAGGAGATCACCGCCCGGCTGCGCGCCCTGCGGCGCCGGGCTACCGCGGTCGGCGGCCCCGGTGGGCCACGCGAAATCGTCCTCGACAGCGACCCGGACAGACCGCTGGTGTTGTCGATCGCCGCGGGCACCGTCCGCCGCGGAGACCGTCCGCTGCACCTGACCCTGACCGAGTTCCGGCTGCTGTGCGAGCTGGCGACCGAACCGGGTCGGGTGCTGAGCAGGCAGGCCCTGCTCACCCGGGTATGGGACCGCGGGTTCTTCGGCGACGAACGCATCGTCGACGTGCATGTGCGCAGGCTGCGAACCAAGATCGAACGCGACCCGTCGGACCCGCGGATCGTGACCACCGTGCGCGGCCTGGGGTACCGGCTCGATGTGGCCTGA
- a CDS encoding SPW repeat domain-containing protein gives MTGGPDEIPGPQLPGAVTGVTIALGCWLIVLSTHGDYGAPTGFDAVWNDRLVGLVAVALGLLRALGRVTLTVATTAGTAVGGWLVLAPLLLDYGFSTDSTLATLTDFAIGATTTALTVAGALDRGAGARPPADVDVVTRP, from the coding sequence GTGACCGGGGGCCCCGACGAGATTCCCGGTCCACAGCTGCCGGGAGCGGTCACCGGGGTCACCATCGCACTGGGCTGCTGGCTGATCGTGCTCTCCACCCATGGCGACTACGGCGCGCCGACCGGTTTCGACGCCGTGTGGAACGACCGCCTGGTCGGACTGGTCGCGGTGGCGCTGGGCCTGCTGCGCGCCCTGGGTCGCGTGACCCTGACCGTGGCCACCACCGCGGGAACGGCGGTGGGCGGCTGGCTCGTGCTGGCCCCTCTGCTTCTCGATTACGGATTCAGCACCGACTCCACCCTGGCCACCCTCACCGACTTCGCCATCGGCGCGACCACCACCGCGCTCACGGTGGCGGGGGCCCTCGACCGAGGGGCGGGTGCTCGCCCGCCCGCGGATGTCGACGTCGTCACACGACCGTAA